From a single Callithrix jacchus isolate 240 chromosome 5, calJac240_pri, whole genome shotgun sequence genomic region:
- the P2RX1 gene encoding P2X purinoceptor 1, with product MARRFQAELAAFFFEYDTPRMVLVRNKKVGIVFRLIQLLVLVYVVGWVFVYEKGYQTSSGLISSVSVKLKGLAVTQLPGLGPQVWDVADYVFPAQGDSSFVVMTNFIVTPKQAQGYCAEHPEGGICKEDSGCTAGKAKRKAQGIRTGKCVAFNATVKTCEIFGWCPVEVDDDIPRPALLHEAENFTLFIKNSISFPRFKVNRRNLVEEVNAAYMKTCLYHKTLHPLCPVFQLGYVVQESGQNFSTLAEKGGMVGITIDWHCDFDWHVRHCKPIYEFHGLYEEKNLSPGFNFRFARHFVENGTNHRHLFKVFGIRFDILVDGKAGKFDIIPTMTTIGSGIGIFGVATVLCDLLLLHILPKRRYYKQKKFKYAEDMRPAEGEHDPAATSSTLGLQENLRVS from the exons ATGGCGCGGCGGTTCCAGGCTGAGCTGGCTGCCTTTTTCTTCGAGTACGATACCCCCCGCATGGTGCTGGTGCGCAACAAGAAGGTGGGCATAGTCTTCCGGCTGATCCAGCTGCTGGTCCTCGTCTATGTCGTGGG GTGGGTGTTTGTCTATGAGAAGGGCTACCAGACGTCCAGCGGCCTCATCAGCAGTGTGTCTGTGAAACTCAAGGGCCTGGCTGTGACCCAGCTCCCCGGCCTCGGCCCCCAGGTCTGGGATGTGGCTGACTATGTCTTCCCAGCACAG GGGGACAGCTCCTTCGTGGTCATGACCAATTTCATCGTGACCCCAAAGCAGGCTCAAGGCTACTGCGCAGAG CACCCGGAAGGCGGCATATGCAAGGAAGACAGTGGCTGCACCGCTGGAAAAGCCAAGAGAAAGGCCCAAG GCATCCGCACCGGCAAGTGTGTGGCCTTCAACGCCACTGTGAAGACGTGTGAGATCTTTGGCTGGTGCCCCGTGGAGGTGGATGATGACATCCCTCG CCCTGCCCTTCTCCATGAGGCCGAGAACTTCACTCTCTTCATCAAGAACAGCATCAGCTTCCCACGCTTCAAGGTCAACAG GCGCAACTTGGTGGAAGAGGTGAATGCCGCCTACATGAAGACCTGCCTCTACCACAAGACCCTGCACCCCCTGTGTCCCGTTTTCCAGCTTGGCTACGTGGTGCAAGAGTCAGGCCAGAACTTCAGCACGCTGGCTGAGAAG GGTGGCATGGTTGGCATCACCATCGACTGGCACTGTGACTTCGACTGGCACGTGCGACACTGCAAACCCATCTACGAATTCCATGGGCTATACGAGGAGAAAAACCTCTCCCCAGGCTTCAACTTCAG GTTTGCCAGGCACTTTGTGGAGAACGGGACCAACCACCGTCACCTCTTCAAGGTGTTTGGGATTCGCTTTGACATCCTGGTGGACGGCAAG GCCGGGAAATTTGACATTATCCCCACGATGACCACCATCGGCTCTGGGATTGGCATCTTCGGGGTG GCCACCGTCCTCTGTGACCTGCTGCTGCTTCACATCCTGCCCAAGAGACGCTACTACAAACAGAAGAAGTTCAAGTACGCTGAGGACATGCGGCCAGCAGAG GGTGAACATGACCCCGCTGCCACCAGCTCCACCCTGGGCCTGCAGGAGAACCTGAGGGTATCCTGA